The Xenopus laevis strain J_2021 chromosome 5L, Xenopus_laevis_v10.1, whole genome shotgun sequence genome has a segment encoding these proteins:
- the gpr6.L gene encoding G-protein coupled receptor 6, with translation MNESLNDSESSFPLPWIQANDVNASLELSAFFSVFTINPWDIMLCISGTIIACENAIVVAIIFYTPTLRSPMFVLIGSLATADLLAGFGLILNFVFQYVIQSETISLITVGFLVASFTASVSSLLAITVDRYLSLYNALTYSSEKTILWIHIMLVVTWGVSLCLGLLPVLGWNCLDDDSSCSIVKPLTKSNVTLLSTSFFFIFILMLHLYIKICKIVCRHAHQIALQQHFLTASHYVATKKGVSTLAIILGTFGASWLPFAIYCVVGEHDYPSVYTYATLLPATYNSMINPIIYAYRNQEIQRSMWVLFCGCYQSKVSFRSRSPSDV, from the coding sequence ATGAATGAAAGTCTTAATGACAGCGAATCTAGTTTCCCATTACCCTGGATCCAGGCAAATGATGTCAATGCATCACTGGAGTTATCTGCTTTCTTCTCTGTGTTTACCATCAACCCGTGGGATATTATGTTGTGTATCTCAGGAACTATCATCGCCTGTGAAAATGCAATTGTGGTAGCAATTATCTTCTATACTCCTACATTAAGATCACCTATGTTTGTTCTGATTGGGAGCCTGGCTACAGCAGACCTCCTGGCTGGCTTTGGCTTAATCctgaattttgtttttcaatatgtGATCCAATCAGAGACCATAAGCCTTATCACCGTGGGATTCCTAGTGGCCTCTTTCACTGCTTCTGTGAGTAGCTTGCTGGCCATCACAGTTGACCGTTACCTCTCGCTATACAATGCACTGACTTACTCATCAGAGAAAACAATACTTTGGATACATATAATGCTTGTGGTCACTTGGGGGGTTTCACTATGTTTGGGGCTCCTTCCTGTGCTGGGCTGGAACTGTCTAGATGATGATTCATCTTGCAGCATTGTTAAGCCTCTGACCAAAAGTAATGTGACTCTCCTTTCCACTTCATTTTTCTTCATCTTTATTTTAATGCTGCACCTCTACATCAAAATCTGCAAAATTGTGTGTAGACACGCTCACCAGATAGCACTGCAGCAGCATTTTCTCACAGCCTCCCATTATGTGGCCACCAAAAAGGGAGTATCTACCCTGGCCATTATTCTTGGAACTTTTGGGGCCAGCTGGTTGCCTTTTGCTATATACTGTGTGGTGGGCGAACATGACTATCCTTCAGTGTATACTTATGCCACACTGTTACCTGCTACTTACAACTCAATGATTAATCCCATCATTTATGCCTATAGAAATCAAGAGATACAGAGGTCCATGTGGGTCCTTTTCTGTGGCTGCTATCAATCCAAAGTGTCCTTTCGCTCCAGATCACCGAGCGACGTCTAA